In Methanobacterium formicicum, a single genomic region encodes these proteins:
- the nifU gene encoding Fe-S cluster assembly scaffold protein NifU, translating to MYSEKVMDHFSNPRNVGEIEDASGVGTEGNPVCGDLMTIYIKVEDEVITDIKFKTFGCGAAIATSSMITEMAMGKTLDEALKITRDDVAEELEGLPPVKMHCSNLAADALRAAIADYKMKQAEKEVENSSEDKSSE from the coding sequence ATGTACAGCGAAAAGGTAATGGACCATTTTTCTAACCCCCGTAACGTTGGTGAAATAGAAGATGCCAGTGGAGTGGGAACCGAAGGAAACCCGGTGTGTGGTGACCTGATGACCATCTACATCAAAGTAGAAGATGAGGTTATAACTGATATAAAATTCAAAACATTCGGTTGTGGGGCTGCAATTGCCACTAGCAGTATGATAACCGAGATGGCCATGGGAAAAACCCTTGATGAAGCTCTGAAAATCACCAGAGATGATGTAGCCGAAGAATTGGAAGGACTCCCACCGGTGAAGATGCACTGTTCCAATTTAGCTGCTGATGCCTTAAGGGCGGCCATCGCCGATTACAAAATGAAACAGGCTGAAAAAGAGGTTGAAAATTCTTCTGAGGATAAATCCTCAGAATAA
- the nifS gene encoding cysteine desulfurase NifS, with product MTNHSPHSKQVYLDHSATSPLDPEVWNAMEPYFSDSFGNASTLYSLGRKARTAMEKAREQVASLIGAQPTEIYFTSGGTESDNIAIKGASRHRKNKGNHIITSSIEHPAVLETCKHLEKEGFRVTFLPVNEEGIVSLRDLKDAITPETILITVMHANNEIGTIQPIKEIGALAREKGIYFHTDAVQSVGKIPVNVGDMNVDLLSISAHKLYGPKGVGVLYIRRGVQIDPLLHGGGHERGMRPGTENIPGIVGLGKACQIAEENLDHNQEYIIQLRDHLIKGVLEAVDDVQLNGHPIKRLPGNAHFSFKKMRGEPLTFLMDAQGVEVSTGSACSTKKVEPSPVLRAMGLDEEAANGSLRVTLGKENTPEDIDLAIKNIKLAVEKLRTPASVQGMTEIVPIERYNASFAPEKSFKTFTPPSTPGLTPGDDEIVVDEQVNLIINEKFRRSFSISPDALEEFTRGYLLGEGLVTTINGIKKIKINSLDINVEIDLTDFDIKDLVVGSDCFGGWRRKIETINRVESEFTLSPDDIFQAIDELRDEARIWQNTGGTHVAGLVYQDKFITREDVSRHVAADKVIGAAALAKVDFSQSFMVYSGRMPADMMIKLARVGIPIIASNAAPTSSGYSVAFKAGITMIGFLRGSRFNIYTNPQRVSLE from the coding sequence ATGACTAACCATTCCCCCCACTCTAAGCAGGTTTACCTGGATCATTCTGCCACATCCCCTCTTGACCCTGAGGTGTGGAATGCAATGGAACCTTATTTTAGCGATTCTTTTGGAAACGCTTCTACTCTTTATTCCCTTGGGCGAAAAGCCAGAACTGCCATGGAAAAGGCACGTGAACAGGTAGCATCTCTAATAGGTGCCCAACCCACTGAAATTTACTTCACCAGTGGAGGCACAGAATCAGACAACATAGCCATTAAAGGTGCCTCCCGGCACCGGAAAAACAAGGGAAACCATATTATAACTTCTTCCATTGAACATCCCGCTGTTTTAGAAACCTGTAAACATCTGGAAAAAGAGGGATTCAGAGTAACATTTTTACCGGTGAATGAGGAGGGAATAGTTTCCTTAAGGGATTTAAAAGATGCAATCACCCCTGAAACTATTCTGATCACGGTGATGCACGCCAACAATGAAATCGGCACTATCCAACCAATAAAAGAGATTGGTGCACTGGCCCGGGAAAAGGGTATTTATTTCCATACTGATGCTGTGCAGAGTGTGGGTAAGATTCCAGTTAATGTGGGGGACATGAACGTGGACCTGCTGTCTATATCTGCCCATAAACTATACGGACCGAAAGGAGTAGGAGTCCTTTACATCCGAAGAGGGGTTCAAATTGACCCATTACTCCATGGGGGAGGTCATGAGAGAGGCATGCGTCCCGGAACAGAAAACATTCCCGGAATTGTAGGTTTGGGTAAGGCCTGCCAGATCGCCGAAGAAAACCTGGACCATAACCAGGAATATATCATCCAATTAAGGGATCATCTTATCAAGGGAGTTCTGGAAGCAGTTGATGATGTACAGTTGAATGGCCATCCTATTAAACGATTACCAGGTAATGCGCACTTCAGTTTTAAAAAAATGAGGGGAGAACCATTAACTTTCCTAATGGATGCCCAGGGGGTGGAAGTTTCCACTGGTTCAGCCTGTTCCACCAAGAAAGTGGAACCATCCCCTGTCCTCCGGGCAATGGGTTTGGATGAGGAAGCGGCCAATGGCTCACTCCGGGTAACACTGGGAAAGGAAAATACTCCAGAAGATATTGATTTAGCTATCAAAAACATTAAATTAGCAGTGGAAAAACTCAGAACCCCGGCCAGTGTCCAGGGAATGACGGAAATAGTTCCCATAGAACGTTACAATGCTTCGTTTGCCCCTGAAAAATCATTTAAAACCTTTACTCCACCTTCAACTCCAGGGTTAACTCCCGGGGATGATGAGATTGTGGTTGATGAACAGGTAAACCTAATTATTAATGAAAAATTCCGAAGGAGTTTCTCCATAAGTCCAGATGCCCTGGAAGAATTTACCAGGGGTTATTTACTCGGAGAAGGCCTGGTGACCACTATTAATGGTATAAAAAAGATAAAAATCAATAGTCTGGATATCAACGTGGAGATAGACCTCACTGACTTTGATATAAAGGATCTGGTGGTTGGTTCAGACTGTTTCGGTGGATGGAGGCGCAAAATCGAAACCATAAACCGGGTGGAATCCGAATTTACATTATCTCCTGATGATATTTTCCAGGCCATTGATGAGTTAAGGGATGAAGCCCGAATCTGGCAGAACACCGGAGGCACTCATGTTGCGGGCCTGGTTTACCAGGATAAATTCATCACCCGTGAGGATGTAAGCCGCCACGTTGCCGCAGATAAGGTAATAGGTGCTGCCGCACTGGCAAAGGTTGACTTTTCCCAGAGTTTCATGGTTTACAGTGGCCGGATGCCCGCGGACATGATGATAAAACTGGCCCGGGTGGGAATTCCCATTATAGCCTCCAACGCAGCTCCCACATCATCGGGTTACTCTGTGGCCTTTAAGGCAGGAATAACCATGATTGGATTTTTAAGAGGGAGTCGATTTAATATTTACACTAATCCTCAGCGGGTATCGCTGGAATGA
- the nifS gene encoding cysteine desulfurase NifS → MSYMDHSATSPVNPEVLEAMLPYFTESFGNASTLYALGREARTAMENGRKQVASLIGAKPEEVYFTSGGTESDNIAIKGTASKLKNKGNHIITSDIEHPAVEETCKYLEKNGYQVTYLPVGEEGIVKVSDVEAAITPETILITVMHANNEIGTIQPIKEIGALAREKGIYFHTDAVQSVGKIPVNVGDMNVDMLSISAHKLYGPKGIGALYIRKGVRIDPLLHGGGHERGMRPGTENIPGIVGLGKACQIAEDNLEKNMEYVSSLRDRLIQGVLGNIEQSYLNGHPTKRLPNNANFRFTGIEGESLVLQLDAKEINASTGSACSSKKLEPSHVLMAIGLKEVDAHGSLRISLGTENTPQDIDYTIDAIDEVVERLRSMSPLWCATPEDA, encoded by the coding sequence ATGAGTTATATGGATCATTCGGCAACATCACCCGTTAACCCGGAAGTCCTGGAGGCCATGCTACCCTACTTCACAGAATCATTTGGGAACGCCTCTACCTTATACGCTCTGGGAAGGGAAGCCAGAACTGCCATGGAAAATGGCAGAAAACAGGTGGCATCACTTATAGGTGCTAAACCAGAAGAGGTGTACTTCACCAGTGGAGGCACAGAATCAGATAACATAGCAATAAAGGGAACTGCCAGCAAACTGAAAAACAAGGGCAACCACATCATAACTAGTGATATAGAACATCCTGCAGTGGAAGAAACCTGCAAATACTTGGAAAAAAATGGATACCAGGTTACTTACCTGCCAGTGGGTGAAGAAGGCATAGTGAAAGTTTCTGATGTGGAAGCAGCAATCACTCCGGAAACTATTTTGATTACGGTGATGCATGCTAACAATGAAATCGGCACTATCCAACCAATAAAAGAGATTGGTGCACTGGCCCGGGAAAAGGGAATCTATTTCCATACTGATGCCGTGCAGAGTGTAGGTAAGATTCCAGTTAATGTGGGGGACATGAACGTGGATATGTTATCCATATCTGCCCATAAACTATACGGACCGAAAGGAATCGGGGCATTATATATCCGTAAAGGAGTCCGAATTGACCCATTACTCCATGGTGGAGGGCATGAAAGAGGTATGCGCCCGGGAACAGAAAACATTCCAGGAATTGTAGGTTTGGGTAAGGCCTGCCAGATAGCCGAGGATAATCTGGAAAAGAACATGGAATACGTATCATCATTACGAGACAGATTAATACAGGGAGTCCTGGGGAACATTGAACAATCATACCTAAATGGACATCCCACTAAAAGACTTCCCAACAATGCCAACTTCAGATTTACAGGCATAGAGGGAGAATCACTGGTACTGCAACTGGACGCCAAGGAAATCAACGCTTCCACAGGTTCAGCTTGCTCATCCAAGAAACTGGAACCATCCCATGTTCTGATGGCCATAGGGCTTAAGGAAGTGGATGCCCATGGATCACTGCGCATAAGTCTAGGCACAGAAAACACCCCCCAAGATATTGATTACACCATCGATGCAATTGATGAAGTAGTTGAAAGACTAAGGAGCATGTCTCCGCTCTGGTGTGCAACACCAGAAGATGCATAA